From a single Desulfatibacillum aliphaticivorans DSM 15576 genomic region:
- the rlmD gene encoding 23S rRNA (uracil(1939)-C(5))-methyltransferase RlmD: MSVKKGQILDLSIEKTIFGGQGLCRVDGLAVFVEKTAPGDKVKARIIRKKKSFALARVEEILEPSPVRVQAPCPYSGMCGGCKWQFIDYKKQLEYKGEQVAESLHHIGGLENVPVHPTMGSELIYGYRNKMEFSCSDHRWLLPDEIALEEEVDRSFALGLHVPGTFHKVMDIEKCLLQTDDANDILQAVHAYMKDSPLPAYGLKSHEGFWRFAVIRHSVARDEYLINIVTSWEELPAVQPLADALAEKFPKITAIVNNITDRKSGVAVGDKEICLKGLDYVMDSIGPWEYKVSANSFFQTNTRQAKNLYQTMEDYADLKGGERVLDLYSGAGAIPIWLSPKAGEVLGIEIVEVAVADARDNCERNKVNNCTFLVGDILETLDEVAHKPDVLVIDPPRSGMHGKVVKKVLAMAPPKMVYISCNPTTLARDLELLSETYSVEEVQPIDMFPHTHHIEAVARLVKK, encoded by the coding sequence ATGTCAGTTAAAAAGGGTCAGATACTGGACCTTAGCATAGAAAAGACAATTTTTGGAGGCCAAGGATTATGCCGCGTGGACGGCTTGGCCGTCTTTGTGGAGAAAACGGCCCCCGGCGATAAGGTAAAAGCCCGGATTATCCGCAAGAAAAAGAGCTTCGCCCTGGCCCGGGTGGAGGAAATCCTGGAGCCCTCGCCCGTCCGCGTTCAGGCCCCTTGCCCGTACAGCGGCATGTGCGGCGGCTGCAAGTGGCAGTTCATCGACTACAAAAAGCAGCTTGAATATAAGGGCGAGCAGGTTGCCGAATCCCTGCATCATATCGGCGGGCTGGAAAACGTCCCCGTACATCCGACCATGGGGTCGGAGTTGATATACGGATACCGAAATAAGATGGAATTCTCCTGCTCCGACCACCGGTGGCTGCTTCCTGATGAAATCGCTTTGGAAGAGGAAGTGGACCGCAGCTTCGCCTTGGGGCTGCACGTTCCCGGAACCTTTCACAAGGTCATGGACATTGAAAAATGCCTGCTGCAGACCGATGACGCCAATGACATCCTGCAGGCGGTTCACGCCTATATGAAAGATTCGCCCTTGCCGGCTTACGGCTTGAAAAGCCACGAAGGATTCTGGCGCTTTGCGGTCATCCGCCATTCCGTGGCCCGGGACGAGTACCTGATTAATATCGTCACTTCCTGGGAGGAACTCCCGGCGGTCCAGCCCTTGGCCGATGCGTTGGCCGAAAAATTTCCCAAGATAACGGCAATCGTCAACAACATCACGGATCGCAAGTCCGGCGTGGCCGTGGGCGACAAGGAAATTTGCCTGAAGGGTCTGGATTACGTTATGGACAGCATCGGCCCCTGGGAATACAAGGTTTCGGCCAATTCATTCTTCCAGACAAACACCCGCCAGGCCAAAAATTTGTATCAGACCATGGAGGATTACGCAGACCTGAAAGGCGGCGAAAGAGTCCTGGACCTGTACAGCGGCGCCGGCGCCATCCCCATTTGGCTGTCCCCCAAGGCGGGCGAAGTGCTTGGCATTGAAATCGTGGAAGTGGCCGTCGCCGACGCCAGGGACAATTGCGAACGCAACAAGGTGAACAACTGCACGTTTTTGGTAGGCGACATCCTGGAGACTTTGGACGAAGTGGCGCACAAGCCCGACGTGCTGGTGATCGATCCGCCCAGGTCGGGCATGCACGGAAAGGTGGTCAAAAAGGTGTTGGCCATGGCCCCGCCCAAGATGGTTTACATCTCATGCAACCCCACCACCCTGGCCCGGGACCTGGAATTGCTGTCCGAGACCTATTCCGTGGAGGAAGTCCAGCCTATCGATATGTTCCCCCACACCCACCATATCGAGGCCGTGGCGAGGCTGGTGAAAAAATAA